Proteins from a genomic interval of Candidatus Tanganyikabacteria bacterium:
- a CDS encoding FdhF/YdeP family oxidoreductase: protein MPVRYASPIPFGFGQEKPRHLRETLAALWDNRDRLGYAARILREGVCDGCSLGPRGLADDVIPGLHLCTTRLRLLRLNTMGPLDPARLPDLATLRGLGGERLKALGRLGVPLAFSRGDARLRTLSWDEALSRASGAIAAAAAERTGYFATSRGLTNEAYYAFQKLARLAGSNHVDLAARLCHAASVAGLEATLGVGAPTCQLADFIGTDLLVVWGSNLANNQPVTMKYLHHAKRAGTRVVVINPFREPGMERYWVPSIPMSALFGTRIADECYQVRAGGDLAFCAGVLKLLIEWDLLDREFIDAHTAGFEAMRDGLAALAWEEIEAAAGLGRDRMAEFAQDYGQARSAVFVWSMGITQHPFGTRNVQGIVDLCLARGMIGRPRCGLMPIRGHSGVQGGGECGLSPVKFPGGLPITPENAASLAARWGAPVPSWRGKTFGEMLQACHDAPWDVLYLVGGNLYETMPDPEFMARAMGNIGLRIHQDIVLNTGALLEGQDVLILPARTRYEQEGGGTSTSTERRIRFSPYIPGHDVGEARPEWWIPTEIGRRALGAGIAWAASPEAIRQEMAAVMPIYAGIEKLAKAGDSVQWGGPMLFPGGRFDKMPAGRARFTPLDLPSRVPPPGKFWLATRRGKQFNTLTYGGSDPLVGSRSDDTFLMNPADAAALGLAEGDRIVVRSDLAALDGVVRFADIRAGNLQGYWPRSNRLIAARYDPDSGMPDYNALVSVEKA from the coding sequence GTGCCCGTGAGGTACGCGTCGCCGATCCCCTTCGGGTTCGGCCAGGAGAAGCCCCGTCACCTGCGCGAGACCCTGGCGGCGCTCTGGGACAATCGCGATCGCCTCGGGTACGCGGCCCGCATCCTGCGAGAGGGCGTCTGCGACGGCTGCAGCCTGGGCCCGCGGGGCCTGGCCGACGACGTCATCCCGGGGCTGCACCTGTGCACGACGCGGCTGCGGTTGCTGCGCCTCAACACGATGGGACCGCTCGATCCGGCGCGACTGCCCGATCTGGCGACCTTGCGCGGCCTGGGAGGCGAGCGGCTCAAGGCTCTGGGGCGCCTCGGGGTGCCGCTCGCGTTTTCGCGGGGCGACGCGCGGCTCCGAACGCTCTCCTGGGACGAGGCGTTGAGCAGGGCTTCCGGAGCGATCGCCGCCGCGGCTGCGGAGCGCACCGGGTACTTCGCCACGTCCCGGGGCCTGACCAACGAGGCTTACTACGCGTTCCAGAAACTGGCCCGCCTGGCGGGTTCCAACCACGTGGACCTGGCCGCGCGGCTCTGCCACGCCGCGAGCGTCGCGGGCCTGGAAGCCACCCTGGGCGTCGGGGCGCCCACCTGCCAGCTTGCGGACTTCATCGGCACCGACCTGCTGGTGGTCTGGGGCTCCAACCTCGCCAACAACCAGCCCGTGACGATGAAGTACCTGCACCACGCCAAGCGGGCCGGCACGCGGGTGGTCGTGATCAACCCTTTCCGCGAGCCGGGCATGGAGCGGTACTGGGTGCCGTCCATCCCCATGTCGGCGCTCTTCGGCACGCGCATCGCCGATGAGTGCTACCAGGTACGGGCCGGGGGTGACCTGGCCTTCTGCGCCGGGGTCCTCAAGCTGTTGATCGAGTGGGACCTGCTAGATCGCGAGTTCATCGACGCGCACACCGCGGGCTTCGAGGCTATGCGCGACGGTCTGGCCGCGCTGGCGTGGGAGGAGATCGAGGCCGCCGCCGGCCTGGGCCGCGATCGCATGGCGGAGTTCGCCCAGGATTACGGCCAGGCCCGATCGGCGGTCTTCGTCTGGAGCATGGGCATCACCCAGCACCCCTTCGGCACGCGCAACGTCCAGGGGATCGTCGACCTGTGCCTGGCGCGCGGCATGATCGGCCGGCCCAGGTGCGGGCTCATGCCGATCCGCGGCCACAGCGGCGTGCAGGGCGGCGGCGAATGCGGCCTGTCGCCGGTGAAGTTCCCGGGCGGCCTGCCCATCACCCCCGAGAACGCGGCGTCCCTGGCCGCCCGATGGGGCGCCCCGGTACCGTCATGGCGGGGGAAGACCTTCGGCGAAATGCTGCAGGCCTGCCACGACGCGCCGTGGGACGTGCTCTACCTCGTGGGCGGGAACCTGTACGAGACTATGCCCGACCCGGAGTTCATGGCGCGCGCCATGGGAAACATCGGCCTGCGCATCCACCAGGACATCGTGCTCAACACCGGCGCACTGCTGGAAGGGCAAGACGTGCTGATCCTGCCCGCCCGTACCCGCTACGAGCAGGAGGGCGGCGGCACCTCGACCAGCACCGAGCGCCGGATCCGTTTCAGCCCGTACATTCCGGGCCACGACGTCGGAGAGGCGCGGCCCGAGTGGTGGATTCCGACCGAGATCGGCCGGCGCGCCCTGGGCGCCGGCATCGCCTGGGCGGCGTCGCCCGAGGCCATCCGCCAGGAGATGGCGGCCGTGATGCCGATCTATGCTGGCATCGAGAAGCTGGCCAAGGCCGGCGATTCGGTGCAGTGGGGCGGGCCCATGCTGTTTCCGGGCGGGCGCTTCGACAAGATGCCCGCCGGCCGGGCCCGCTTCACGCCCCTGGATCTGCCCTCGCGAGTGCCGCCGCCCGGCAAGTTCTGGCTTGCGACCCGGCGCGGGAAGCAGTTCAACACGCTCACCTACGGCGGCAGCGATCCGCTCGTGGGATCCCGCAGCGACGATACCTTCCTGATGAACCCTGCCGACGCGGCCGCCCTGGGCCTGGCCGAGGGGGATCGCATCGTCGTGCGCTCGGACCTGGCGGCCCTGGACGGCGTGGTGCGATTCGCGGACATCCGGGCCGGCAACCTGCAGGGCTACTGGCCCCGTTCGAACCGCCTGATCGCCGCGCGCTACGATCCCGACTCGGGCATGCCCGACTACAACGCCCTGGTGAGCGTGGAAAAAGCGTAG
- a CDS encoding molybdenum cofactor guanylyltransferase: MTAGAILAGGRSRRFGSDKARALLDGDTFLARVAGALQGAGLSPVYVVGGGAADLPTGTTHLPDRFPGEGPLGGVLTALLAHDGDVIVTACDMPRLQTAAVARLLEFAAPEPVSLAIWRGAYQPLFALYRRAAALSLAEDFAAGERSLLNALAHLPLREVPFADEDLSLTNVNRPEDLAGCP, translated from the coding sequence GTGACGGCCGGCGCGATCCTGGCGGGGGGCCGGAGCCGGCGTTTCGGCTCCGACAAGGCGCGCGCGCTGCTGGACGGCGATACCTTCCTGGCTCGGGTCGCCGGTGCCTTGCAGGGTGCCGGCCTCTCCCCGGTGTACGTGGTAGGGGGAGGGGCGGCCGACTTGCCGACCGGCACGACGCACCTGCCTGACCGCTTCCCCGGGGAGGGGCCCCTGGGCGGCGTGCTCACGGCGTTGCTGGCCCACGACGGGGACGTGATCGTGACGGCCTGCGACATGCCACGACTGCAAACCGCCGCCGTGGCCCGGCTCCTGGAGTTCGCCGCTCCCGAACCCGTGTCGCTCGCGATCTGGCGCGGCGCCTACCAGCCGCTCTTCGCCCTTTACCGGCGCGCCGCGGCGCTTTCGCTGGCCGAGGACTTCGCGGCCGGCGAGCGCAGCTTGCTGAACGCCCTGGCCCACCTGCCACTGCGGGAGGTGCCGTTCGCCGACGAGGACCTCTCGCTCACCAACGTCAATCGCCCCGAGGACCTGGCCGGGTGCCCGTGA